Proteins encoded in a region of the Elizabethkingia bruuniana genome:
- a CDS encoding prenyltransferase/squalene oxidase repeat-containing protein, whose translation MSHKKKSPEFYEYYPKLFHDYFPDIDKVTIDLLSKAGFYFYQSILQLDAVIDNQENHRIFNVLDLQENAIKILSTIYEDGNNFWNLWETRKREFRKAISLEKNLWNNPSEENYNKVADMKSAFGKVAIDSLFIFSENSNNSEIYNLLLESHKYFSIGFQLYDDIIDFTEDFNKKQFNWAVYELSKTLDFSKYKYDVNILNKLFYIDGTSVILFEKSIYYLEKAKKVIEKLPPDSLWLDTICDFEKTILQTKDSVNGYVKTIEEKANTKRKLIQEDYFFDFNKVTIDFFFKGLQFIKSDFLQNYVDLKHFMYLGGMEGFENEIDIHSSDTFQRALLNDCLLEIAHSFNLNLQVFIEKENQYIEGRQNKDNIGAWSYFPTVQEIAADIDDLGQIMQQFIKTGNGKLVDKYCIKAISIAVSERTQPSGGIETWILPKVNLTEKQKKQDLFNSTKWGKGADVEVVANFVYALTLLDSEKYKSTIEKAIKYIISEQKEQGYWESRWYYGKLYGTYVCLRLLNEFPTQYGAVKQKIKDFLIGFQNADGSFDENQYKNLSTSFAIFCMNLLEFPELEKMKNSAQQFLIEHQHENGSWKAENFIKPKAHEPYKSKTLTTAYALKALL comes from the coding sequence ATGAGCCATAAAAAGAAATCTCCAGAATTTTACGAATATTATCCTAAACTATTTCACGATTATTTTCCAGATATAGATAAGGTGACAATAGACCTGCTTTCAAAAGCAGGCTTTTATTTTTATCAATCTATTTTGCAATTAGATGCTGTTATTGATAATCAAGAAAATCATAGAATATTTAATGTTTTAGATTTACAAGAGAATGCAATAAAAATTTTATCCACAATATATGAAGATGGTAACAATTTTTGGAATCTTTGGGAAACAAGAAAAAGAGAGTTTCGCAAGGCAATATCATTAGAAAAAAACCTTTGGAATAATCCAAGTGAAGAGAATTATAATAAAGTTGCAGATATGAAATCTGCCTTTGGAAAAGTAGCTATTGATAGTTTATTTATTTTTTCAGAAAATAGTAACAATAGCGAAATTTATAATTTACTGCTCGAATCTCATAAATATTTTTCGATAGGGTTTCAATTATATGATGATATTATAGATTTCACAGAGGACTTTAACAAAAAACAATTTAATTGGGCGGTATATGAATTATCCAAAACATTAGACTTTTCCAAATATAAATATGATGTAAATATTTTAAATAAGTTGTTTTATATAGATGGAACAAGTGTTATTCTTTTTGAAAAATCAATTTATTATTTGGAGAAGGCTAAAAAAGTAATTGAAAAATTGCCACCGGATAGTTTGTGGCTGGATACAATCTGCGACTTTGAAAAAACAATTCTTCAAACCAAGGATTCAGTTAATGGTTATGTCAAAACAATAGAAGAAAAAGCAAATACAAAAAGAAAATTAATTCAAGAAGATTACTTTTTTGATTTTAATAAAGTCACAATAGACTTTTTTTTTAAAGGCTTGCAATTCATTAAGAGTGATTTTCTTCAAAATTATGTTGATTTAAAGCATTTTATGTATTTAGGAGGTATGGAAGGATTCGAGAATGAAATTGATATCCATTCTTCAGATACTTTTCAAAGAGCATTATTGAATGATTGTTTGTTGGAAATTGCACATTCTTTTAATCTTAATCTTCAAGTTTTTATTGAAAAAGAAAATCAATATATAGAAGGAAGACAAAATAAGGACAATATTGGAGCTTGGTCTTATTTTCCAACTGTTCAGGAAATAGCAGCAGATATTGACGATCTAGGGCAAATTATGCAACAGTTTATCAAAACAGGAAATGGGAAATTGGTAGATAAATATTGTATAAAAGCAATTAGTATTGCCGTATCTGAAAGAACACAGCCTAGTGGTGGAATAGAAACTTGGATTCTTCCTAAAGTAAATCTTACTGAAAAACAGAAAAAACAGGATTTATTCAATTCTACCAAATGGGGAAAAGGGGCAGATGTGGAAGTTGTAGCCAACTTTGTATATGCTTTAACCTTATTAGATTCAGAAAAATACAAGTCCACCATAGAAAAAGCAATCAAGTATATTATTTCAGAGCAAAAAGAGCAAGGGTATTGGGAGAGCAGATGGTACTATGGTAAACTTTATGGTACATATGTTTGTCTGAGGTTGCTTAATGAGTTTCCTACACAATATGGAGCTGTCAAGCAGAAAATAAAAGACTTTTTGATTGGTTTCCAAAATGCTGATGGAAGTTTTGATGAGAATCAATATAAAAATTTGTCAACTTCTTTTGCTATTTTTTGCATGAATTTATTAGAGTTTCCTGAACTTGAGAAAATGAAAAATAGCGCACAACAATTTTTAATAGAACATCAGCATGAAAATGGTAGTTGGAAGGCGGAAAATTTTATTAAACCTAAAGCCCATGAGCCTTACAAAAGTAAGACGCTTACTACTGCTTACGCATTAAAGGCTTTACTATAA